In the genome of Augochlora pura isolate Apur16 chromosome 8, APUR_v2.2.1, whole genome shotgun sequence, one region contains:
- the LOC144474435 gene encoding uncharacterized protein LOC144474435 isoform X4 — METEVRTLKQELVRTQEALKAATKRCRDLVKELDNRTVGHESERSLRDQQLSRILRALLVLEARLKQEQKSIRQLLCEKDNVIRNQQLEIARLRRYTKNYIKCKREQTLGKTSIKMETANTIEECHLQTSNVEADLRQDNSISKDIQTLKCEIITKLNSSEVPVTLEGLDRGVKKTHSFAGSDISKTSLTSSENTDVSIITTTTEGSPSLLSTEGFCEGESTDVSPGSTLNKSSRCTPTMVTDSENEITMIFDDNDDEDAMIMEKGSKLPKKKIGISRLKHQKACKESEVIEATSIARTESKDDGMDCNFASEDEEKEHEPIYVNACNETNTRNLEQIETVSEPLKANEDYSNNNSNDEGGNNNANENSIAPKMEIEEQNTEETSGNWYSDPDEDRINDDVFRHSTYRPNSNHNSVLECVNQILLRDMEEEESILSVPRRFKHRGRIVRFQPARLSDIESVGSEMERKNSEEPNTEQEVPATEFHDVPVNSFEPSATEDEFGMSLTQTVPTNVATNIASQESSLEEESEESKAIPIVIIEPKVEVEEARNTFPCSQVQKAKGANASPPLKLEMIEEKACLQISSKGLTIAKNLDYEDIESLPEIISPPPKTPPALPPKPQFKNNTLILKKIPSPSFLIDETRKKQPLLESGSSEHSKKIFGFISSPLKSAGINITSARSLNFDDAINKAAGTNEEGNFWKNRFNNVRSSFQTRQNSLEANGEQARKVPRVTNIVRHFEEFKIGGESEEQTKERNKAKEKHVHAEFDQEFDIRQNFEEFNLDECNLSDDPDRPEGDGSERLGNLGATVSQNEKNGTTKDNNNVPVTTTTNLSSGYDHFLEATGLSNKSILTPSRLLSNHKSMLKPKDVKYKNKIKATAVLEKHGVSATSNTTHVRHWTGPFV; from the exons ATGGAGACCGAGGTGCGAACGCTCAAGCAGGAGCTGGTTCGCACCCAGGAAGCCTTGAAGGCGGCCACGAAGAGGTGCCGCGACCTGGTGAAAGAGCTGGACAATCGCACCGTGGGTCATGAGTCCGAGAGGAGTCTCCGGGACCAGCAACTCTCGCGAATACTTCGCGCGCTGCTCGTCCTGGAAGCGCGGCTCAAGCAGGAGCAGAAGTCGATCAGGCAACTGCTCTGCGAGAAGGACAATGTCATTAGGAACCAACAGCTGGAGATCGCGAGGCTCAGGCGTTACACGAAGAACTACATCAAGTGCAAACGCGAGCAGACCCTCGGCAAAACCTCGATAAAGATGGAAACGGCAAACACCATCGAGGAATGCCATTTACAAACGTCCAACGTTGAA GCGGACCTTAGGCAAGACAACAGTATTAGCAAGGACATACAGACGCTGAAATGCGAGATAATCACGAAGTTGAATTCGTCGGAAGTACCTGTTACGCTCGAGGGATTGGACAGAGGAGTGAAGAAGACCCACAGCTTCGCCGGTAGCGATATCTCGAAAACGAGTCTAACTAGTAGCGAGAACACGGACGTGTCCATTATCACGACCACCACGGAGGGCAGTCCTTCGTTGCTGAGCACGGAGGGTTTCTGTGAAGGCGAGAGCACGGACGTCTCCCCCGGCTCGACGCTGAACAAGTCCAGCAGATGCACACCGACCATGGTCACCGACAGCGAGAACGAGATCACGATGATCTTCGACGACAATGACGACGAGGACGCCATGATCATGGAGAAAGGCTCGAAATTGCCCAAGAAGAAGATAGGTATAAGTAGATTAAAACATCAGAAAGCTTGCAAAGAATCGGAGGTGATAGAGGCTACGAGCATCGCGAGGACTGAAAGCAAGGACGATGGGATGGACTGCAATTTCGCCTCGGAGGACGAGGAGAAAGAACACGAGCCTATTTATGTTAACGCTTGCAACGAGACCAATACCAGGAACTTGGAGCAAATCGAGACCGTGTCCGAGCCGCTGAAAGCGAACGAGGATTATAGCAATAATAACAGCAACGACGAAGGTGGTAATAACAACGCCAATGAGAATAGCAT AGCCCCAAAAATGGAGATTGAAGAACAGAACACGGAAGAAACCAGCGGGAACTGGTACAGCGACCCGGACGAGGATAGAATCAACGACGACGTTTTTAGGCACAGCACGTATCGACCAAATAGCAACCACAATTCCGTCTTGGAATGCGTGAACCAGATCCTTTTGAGAGATATGGAGGAAGAGGAAAGCATACTCTCCGTGCCTAGAAGGTTCAAGCATCGGGGTAGAATCGTCCGGTTTCAGCCGGCAAGATTATCCGACATTGAATCGGTTGGTTCTGAAATGGAAAGGAAGAATTCTGAAGAACCCAATACGGAACAGGAGGTACCAGCCACCGAGTTCCACGATGTTCCTGTAAACAGTTTCGAGCCGTCTGCCACGGAAGATGAGTTTGGAATGAGTCTGACCCAAACTGTTCCTACGAACGTTGCTACAAATATCGCCAGTCAGGAGTCAAGCTTGGAAGAAGAATCGGAGGAATCGAAAGCCATTcctattgtaataatagaGCCAAAAGTGGAAGTCGAAGAAGCAAGGAATACATTTCCTTGTTCACAGGTACAGAAAGCGAAAGGAGCGAACGCAAGTCCTCCTTTGAAATTGGAGATGATCGAGGAAAAGGCCTGTCTGCAAATCTCTTCCAAAGGATTGACTATAGCAAAGAACCTCGACTACGAGGATATCGAGTCTCTACCGGAAATAATATCGCCCCCTCCTAAAACGCCGCCGGCGTTGCCGCCTAAACCGCAATTCAAAAACAACACGTTAATCCTGAAGAAGATCCCTAGTCCCTCGTTTCTGATCGACGAGACGCGGAAGAAGCAACCGTTGCTCGAATCTGGTTCTTCCGAGCACAGCAAAAAGATCTTCGGCTTCATATCCTCGCCGTTAAAATCGGCGGGAATAAACATAACTTCCGCGAGAAGTTTAAACTTCGACGACGCTATTAATAAAGCCGCAGGAACGAACGAGGAAGGGAACTTCTGGAAAAATCGATTCAATAACGTTCGTTCCTCGTTCCAAACGCGACAAAACAGTCTCGAAGCTAACGGAGAGCAAGCTAGGAAGGTGCCTAGAGTGACCAACATCGTTCGACATTTTGAAGAATTCAAAATAGGCGGCGAGTCCGAGGAGcaaacgaaagagagaaataaagcgAAGGAGAAGCACGTACATGCCGAGTTCGATCAAGAATTCGACATCCGGCAAAATTTTGAGGAGTTCAATCTTGACGAGTGCAATTTATCCGATGATCCGGACAGGCCGGAAGGCGATGGTTCAGAGAGACTTGGCAATCTTGGGGCCACGGTTAGTCAGAACGAAAAGAACGGCACAACCAAAGACAATAATAATGTTCCTGTTACTACGACGACTAATTTGAGCAGCGGTTACGATCACTTCCTAGAAGCAACGGGTCTGAGCAATAAATCGATATTGACGCCATCGAGGTTGTTGAGTAACCACAAAAGTATGCTGAAACCGAAAGACgtgaaatataagaataaaatcaaagcAACCGCTGTATTAGAGAAGCATGGTGTTTCGGCTACCAGCAATACTACTCACGTTAGACATTGGACTGGACCGTTCGTCTGA
- the LOC144474435 gene encoding uncharacterized protein LOC144474435 isoform X3, giving the protein MSCRRKIDSKLWLDYTQTMETEVRTLKQELVRTQEALKAATKRCRDLVKELDNRTVGHESERSLRDQQLSRILRALLVLEARLKQEQKSIRQLLCEKDNVIRNQQLEIARLRRYTKNYIKCKREQTLGKTSIKMETANTIEECHLQTSNVEADLRQDNSISKDIQTLKCEIITKLNSSEVPVTLEGLDRGVKKTHSFAGSDISKTSLTSSENTDVSIITTTTEGSPSLLSTEGFCEGESTDVSPGSTLNKSSRCTPTMVTDSENEITMIFDDNDDEDAMIMEKGSKLPKKKIGISRLKHQKACKESEVIEATSIARTESKDDGMDCNFASEDEEKEHEPIYVNACNETNTRNLEQIETVSEPLKANEDYSNNNSNDEGGNNNANENSIAPKMEIEEQNTEETSGNWYSDPDEDRINDDVFRHSTYRPNSNHNSVLECVNQILLRDMEEEESILSVPRRFKHRGRIVRFQPARLSDIESVGSEMERKNSEEPNTEQEVPATEFHDVPVNSFEPSATEDEFGMSLTQTVPTNVATNIASQESSLEEESEESKAIPIVIIEPKVEVEEARNTFPCSQVQKAKGANASPPLKLEMIEEKACLQISSKGLTIAKNLDYEDIESLPEIISPPPKTPPALPPKPQFKNNTLILKKIPSPSFLIDETRKKQPLLESGSSEHSKKIFGFISSPLKSAGINITSARSLNFDDAINKAAGTNEEGNFWKNRFNNVRSSFQTRQNSLEANGEQARKVPRVTNIVRHFEEFKIGGESEEQTKERNKAKEKHVHAEFDQEFDIRQNFEEFNLDECNLSDDPDRPEGDGSERLGNLGATVSQNEKNGTTKDNNNVPVTTTTNLSSGYDHFLEATGLSNKSILTPSRLLSNHKSMLKPKDVKYKNKIKATAVLEKHGVSATSNTTHVRHWTGPFV; this is encoded by the exons ATGGAGACCGAGGTGCGAACGCTCAAGCAGGAGCTGGTTCGCACCCAGGAAGCCTTGAAGGCGGCCACGAAGAGGTGCCGCGACCTGGTGAAAGAGCTGGACAATCGCACCGTGGGTCATGAGTCCGAGAGGAGTCTCCGGGACCAGCAACTCTCGCGAATACTTCGCGCGCTGCTCGTCCTGGAAGCGCGGCTCAAGCAGGAGCAGAAGTCGATCAGGCAACTGCTCTGCGAGAAGGACAATGTCATTAGGAACCAACAGCTGGAGATCGCGAGGCTCAGGCGTTACACGAAGAACTACATCAAGTGCAAACGCGAGCAGACCCTCGGCAAAACCTCGATAAAGATGGAAACGGCAAACACCATCGAGGAATGCCATTTACAAACGTCCAACGTTGAA GCGGACCTTAGGCAAGACAACAGTATTAGCAAGGACATACAGACGCTGAAATGCGAGATAATCACGAAGTTGAATTCGTCGGAAGTACCTGTTACGCTCGAGGGATTGGACAGAGGAGTGAAGAAGACCCACAGCTTCGCCGGTAGCGATATCTCGAAAACGAGTCTAACTAGTAGCGAGAACACGGACGTGTCCATTATCACGACCACCACGGAGGGCAGTCCTTCGTTGCTGAGCACGGAGGGTTTCTGTGAAGGCGAGAGCACGGACGTCTCCCCCGGCTCGACGCTGAACAAGTCCAGCAGATGCACACCGACCATGGTCACCGACAGCGAGAACGAGATCACGATGATCTTCGACGACAATGACGACGAGGACGCCATGATCATGGAGAAAGGCTCGAAATTGCCCAAGAAGAAGATAGGTATAAGTAGATTAAAACATCAGAAAGCTTGCAAAGAATCGGAGGTGATAGAGGCTACGAGCATCGCGAGGACTGAAAGCAAGGACGATGGGATGGACTGCAATTTCGCCTCGGAGGACGAGGAGAAAGAACACGAGCCTATTTATGTTAACGCTTGCAACGAGACCAATACCAGGAACTTGGAGCAAATCGAGACCGTGTCCGAGCCGCTGAAAGCGAACGAGGATTATAGCAATAATAACAGCAACGACGAAGGTGGTAATAACAACGCCAATGAGAATAGCAT AGCCCCAAAAATGGAGATTGAAGAACAGAACACGGAAGAAACCAGCGGGAACTGGTACAGCGACCCGGACGAGGATAGAATCAACGACGACGTTTTTAGGCACAGCACGTATCGACCAAATAGCAACCACAATTCCGTCTTGGAATGCGTGAACCAGATCCTTTTGAGAGATATGGAGGAAGAGGAAAGCATACTCTCCGTGCCTAGAAGGTTCAAGCATCGGGGTAGAATCGTCCGGTTTCAGCCGGCAAGATTATCCGACATTGAATCGGTTGGTTCTGAAATGGAAAGGAAGAATTCTGAAGAACCCAATACGGAACAGGAGGTACCAGCCACCGAGTTCCACGATGTTCCTGTAAACAGTTTCGAGCCGTCTGCCACGGAAGATGAGTTTGGAATGAGTCTGACCCAAACTGTTCCTACGAACGTTGCTACAAATATCGCCAGTCAGGAGTCAAGCTTGGAAGAAGAATCGGAGGAATCGAAAGCCATTcctattgtaataatagaGCCAAAAGTGGAAGTCGAAGAAGCAAGGAATACATTTCCTTGTTCACAGGTACAGAAAGCGAAAGGAGCGAACGCAAGTCCTCCTTTGAAATTGGAGATGATCGAGGAAAAGGCCTGTCTGCAAATCTCTTCCAAAGGATTGACTATAGCAAAGAACCTCGACTACGAGGATATCGAGTCTCTACCGGAAATAATATCGCCCCCTCCTAAAACGCCGCCGGCGTTGCCGCCTAAACCGCAATTCAAAAACAACACGTTAATCCTGAAGAAGATCCCTAGTCCCTCGTTTCTGATCGACGAGACGCGGAAGAAGCAACCGTTGCTCGAATCTGGTTCTTCCGAGCACAGCAAAAAGATCTTCGGCTTCATATCCTCGCCGTTAAAATCGGCGGGAATAAACATAACTTCCGCGAGAAGTTTAAACTTCGACGACGCTATTAATAAAGCCGCAGGAACGAACGAGGAAGGGAACTTCTGGAAAAATCGATTCAATAACGTTCGTTCCTCGTTCCAAACGCGACAAAACAGTCTCGAAGCTAACGGAGAGCAAGCTAGGAAGGTGCCTAGAGTGACCAACATCGTTCGACATTTTGAAGAATTCAAAATAGGCGGCGAGTCCGAGGAGcaaacgaaagagagaaataaagcgAAGGAGAAGCACGTACATGCCGAGTTCGATCAAGAATTCGACATCCGGCAAAATTTTGAGGAGTTCAATCTTGACGAGTGCAATTTATCCGATGATCCGGACAGGCCGGAAGGCGATGGTTCAGAGAGACTTGGCAATCTTGGGGCCACGGTTAGTCAGAACGAAAAGAACGGCACAACCAAAGACAATAATAATGTTCCTGTTACTACGACGACTAATTTGAGCAGCGGTTACGATCACTTCCTAGAAGCAACGGGTCTGAGCAATAAATCGATATTGACGCCATCGAGGTTGTTGAGTAACCACAAAAGTATGCTGAAACCGAAAGACgtgaaatataagaataaaatcaaagcAACCGCTGTATTAGAGAAGCATGGTGTTTCGGCTACCAGCAATACTACTCACGTTAGACATTGGACTGGACCGTTCGTCTGA
- the LOC144474435 gene encoding uncharacterized protein LOC144474435 isoform X1 — translation MIVSTILSSVTGFHRRHSNDAGRNAELTMETEVRTLKQELVRTQEALKAATKRCRDLVKELDNRTVGHESERSLRDQQLSRILRALLVLEARLKQEQKSIRQLLCEKDNVIRNQQLEIARLRRYTKNYIKCKREQTLGKTSIKMETANTIEECHLQTSNVEADLRQDNSISKDIQTLKCEIITKLNSSEVPVTLEGLDRGVKKTHSFAGSDISKTSLTSSENTDVSIITTTTEGSPSLLSTEGFCEGESTDVSPGSTLNKSSRCTPTMVTDSENEITMIFDDNDDEDAMIMEKGSKLPKKKIGISRLKHQKACKESEVIEATSIARTESKDDGMDCNFASEDEEKEHEPIYVNACNETNTRNLEQIETVSEPLKANEDYSNNNSNDEGGNNNANENSIAPKMEIEEQNTEETSGNWYSDPDEDRINDDVFRHSTYRPNSNHNSVLECVNQILLRDMEEEESILSVPRRFKHRGRIVRFQPARLSDIESVGSEMERKNSEEPNTEQEVPATEFHDVPVNSFEPSATEDEFGMSLTQTVPTNVATNIASQESSLEEESEESKAIPIVIIEPKVEVEEARNTFPCSQVQKAKGANASPPLKLEMIEEKACLQISSKGLTIAKNLDYEDIESLPEIISPPPKTPPALPPKPQFKNNTLILKKIPSPSFLIDETRKKQPLLESGSSEHSKKIFGFISSPLKSAGINITSARSLNFDDAINKAAGTNEEGNFWKNRFNNVRSSFQTRQNSLEANGEQARKVPRVTNIVRHFEEFKIGGESEEQTKERNKAKEKHVHAEFDQEFDIRQNFEEFNLDECNLSDDPDRPEGDGSERLGNLGATVSQNEKNGTTKDNNNVPVTTTTNLSSGYDHFLEATGLSNKSILTPSRLLSNHKSMLKPKDVKYKNKIKATAVLEKHGVSATSNTTHVRHWTGPFV, via the exons ATGGAGACCGAGGTGCGAACGCTCAAGCAGGAGCTGGTTCGCACCCAGGAAGCCTTGAAGGCGGCCACGAAGAGGTGCCGCGACCTGGTGAAAGAGCTGGACAATCGCACCGTGGGTCATGAGTCCGAGAGGAGTCTCCGGGACCAGCAACTCTCGCGAATACTTCGCGCGCTGCTCGTCCTGGAAGCGCGGCTCAAGCAGGAGCAGAAGTCGATCAGGCAACTGCTCTGCGAGAAGGACAATGTCATTAGGAACCAACAGCTGGAGATCGCGAGGCTCAGGCGTTACACGAAGAACTACATCAAGTGCAAACGCGAGCAGACCCTCGGCAAAACCTCGATAAAGATGGAAACGGCAAACACCATCGAGGAATGCCATTTACAAACGTCCAACGTTGAA GCGGACCTTAGGCAAGACAACAGTATTAGCAAGGACATACAGACGCTGAAATGCGAGATAATCACGAAGTTGAATTCGTCGGAAGTACCTGTTACGCTCGAGGGATTGGACAGAGGAGTGAAGAAGACCCACAGCTTCGCCGGTAGCGATATCTCGAAAACGAGTCTAACTAGTAGCGAGAACACGGACGTGTCCATTATCACGACCACCACGGAGGGCAGTCCTTCGTTGCTGAGCACGGAGGGTTTCTGTGAAGGCGAGAGCACGGACGTCTCCCCCGGCTCGACGCTGAACAAGTCCAGCAGATGCACACCGACCATGGTCACCGACAGCGAGAACGAGATCACGATGATCTTCGACGACAATGACGACGAGGACGCCATGATCATGGAGAAAGGCTCGAAATTGCCCAAGAAGAAGATAGGTATAAGTAGATTAAAACATCAGAAAGCTTGCAAAGAATCGGAGGTGATAGAGGCTACGAGCATCGCGAGGACTGAAAGCAAGGACGATGGGATGGACTGCAATTTCGCCTCGGAGGACGAGGAGAAAGAACACGAGCCTATTTATGTTAACGCTTGCAACGAGACCAATACCAGGAACTTGGAGCAAATCGAGACCGTGTCCGAGCCGCTGAAAGCGAACGAGGATTATAGCAATAATAACAGCAACGACGAAGGTGGTAATAACAACGCCAATGAGAATAGCAT AGCCCCAAAAATGGAGATTGAAGAACAGAACACGGAAGAAACCAGCGGGAACTGGTACAGCGACCCGGACGAGGATAGAATCAACGACGACGTTTTTAGGCACAGCACGTATCGACCAAATAGCAACCACAATTCCGTCTTGGAATGCGTGAACCAGATCCTTTTGAGAGATATGGAGGAAGAGGAAAGCATACTCTCCGTGCCTAGAAGGTTCAAGCATCGGGGTAGAATCGTCCGGTTTCAGCCGGCAAGATTATCCGACATTGAATCGGTTGGTTCTGAAATGGAAAGGAAGAATTCTGAAGAACCCAATACGGAACAGGAGGTACCAGCCACCGAGTTCCACGATGTTCCTGTAAACAGTTTCGAGCCGTCTGCCACGGAAGATGAGTTTGGAATGAGTCTGACCCAAACTGTTCCTACGAACGTTGCTACAAATATCGCCAGTCAGGAGTCAAGCTTGGAAGAAGAATCGGAGGAATCGAAAGCCATTcctattgtaataatagaGCCAAAAGTGGAAGTCGAAGAAGCAAGGAATACATTTCCTTGTTCACAGGTACAGAAAGCGAAAGGAGCGAACGCAAGTCCTCCTTTGAAATTGGAGATGATCGAGGAAAAGGCCTGTCTGCAAATCTCTTCCAAAGGATTGACTATAGCAAAGAACCTCGACTACGAGGATATCGAGTCTCTACCGGAAATAATATCGCCCCCTCCTAAAACGCCGCCGGCGTTGCCGCCTAAACCGCAATTCAAAAACAACACGTTAATCCTGAAGAAGATCCCTAGTCCCTCGTTTCTGATCGACGAGACGCGGAAGAAGCAACCGTTGCTCGAATCTGGTTCTTCCGAGCACAGCAAAAAGATCTTCGGCTTCATATCCTCGCCGTTAAAATCGGCGGGAATAAACATAACTTCCGCGAGAAGTTTAAACTTCGACGACGCTATTAATAAAGCCGCAGGAACGAACGAGGAAGGGAACTTCTGGAAAAATCGATTCAATAACGTTCGTTCCTCGTTCCAAACGCGACAAAACAGTCTCGAAGCTAACGGAGAGCAAGCTAGGAAGGTGCCTAGAGTGACCAACATCGTTCGACATTTTGAAGAATTCAAAATAGGCGGCGAGTCCGAGGAGcaaacgaaagagagaaataaagcgAAGGAGAAGCACGTACATGCCGAGTTCGATCAAGAATTCGACATCCGGCAAAATTTTGAGGAGTTCAATCTTGACGAGTGCAATTTATCCGATGATCCGGACAGGCCGGAAGGCGATGGTTCAGAGAGACTTGGCAATCTTGGGGCCACGGTTAGTCAGAACGAAAAGAACGGCACAACCAAAGACAATAATAATGTTCCTGTTACTACGACGACTAATTTGAGCAGCGGTTACGATCACTTCCTAGAAGCAACGGGTCTGAGCAATAAATCGATATTGACGCCATCGAGGTTGTTGAGTAACCACAAAAGTATGCTGAAACCGAAAGACgtgaaatataagaataaaatcaaagcAACCGCTGTATTAGAGAAGCATGGTGTTTCGGCTACCAGCAATACTACTCACGTTAGACATTGGACTGGACCGTTCGTCTGA
- the LOC144474435 gene encoding uncharacterized protein LOC144474435 isoform X2, translated as MWFHREMSSIFYVDIKPASFVENDKMETEVRTLKQELVRTQEALKAATKRCRDLVKELDNRTVGHESERSLRDQQLSRILRALLVLEARLKQEQKSIRQLLCEKDNVIRNQQLEIARLRRYTKNYIKCKREQTLGKTSIKMETANTIEECHLQTSNVEADLRQDNSISKDIQTLKCEIITKLNSSEVPVTLEGLDRGVKKTHSFAGSDISKTSLTSSENTDVSIITTTTEGSPSLLSTEGFCEGESTDVSPGSTLNKSSRCTPTMVTDSENEITMIFDDNDDEDAMIMEKGSKLPKKKIGISRLKHQKACKESEVIEATSIARTESKDDGMDCNFASEDEEKEHEPIYVNACNETNTRNLEQIETVSEPLKANEDYSNNNSNDEGGNNNANENSIAPKMEIEEQNTEETSGNWYSDPDEDRINDDVFRHSTYRPNSNHNSVLECVNQILLRDMEEEESILSVPRRFKHRGRIVRFQPARLSDIESVGSEMERKNSEEPNTEQEVPATEFHDVPVNSFEPSATEDEFGMSLTQTVPTNVATNIASQESSLEEESEESKAIPIVIIEPKVEVEEARNTFPCSQVQKAKGANASPPLKLEMIEEKACLQISSKGLTIAKNLDYEDIESLPEIISPPPKTPPALPPKPQFKNNTLILKKIPSPSFLIDETRKKQPLLESGSSEHSKKIFGFISSPLKSAGINITSARSLNFDDAINKAAGTNEEGNFWKNRFNNVRSSFQTRQNSLEANGEQARKVPRVTNIVRHFEEFKIGGESEEQTKERNKAKEKHVHAEFDQEFDIRQNFEEFNLDECNLSDDPDRPEGDGSERLGNLGATVSQNEKNGTTKDNNNVPVTTTTNLSSGYDHFLEATGLSNKSILTPSRLLSNHKSMLKPKDVKYKNKIKATAVLEKHGVSATSNTTHVRHWTGPFV; from the exons ATGGAGACCGAGGTGCGAACGCTCAAGCAGGAGCTGGTTCGCACCCAGGAAGCCTTGAAGGCGGCCACGAAGAGGTGCCGCGACCTGGTGAAAGAGCTGGACAATCGCACCGTGGGTCATGAGTCCGAGAGGAGTCTCCGGGACCAGCAACTCTCGCGAATACTTCGCGCGCTGCTCGTCCTGGAAGCGCGGCTCAAGCAGGAGCAGAAGTCGATCAGGCAACTGCTCTGCGAGAAGGACAATGTCATTAGGAACCAACAGCTGGAGATCGCGAGGCTCAGGCGTTACACGAAGAACTACATCAAGTGCAAACGCGAGCAGACCCTCGGCAAAACCTCGATAAAGATGGAAACGGCAAACACCATCGAGGAATGCCATTTACAAACGTCCAACGTTGAA GCGGACCTTAGGCAAGACAACAGTATTAGCAAGGACATACAGACGCTGAAATGCGAGATAATCACGAAGTTGAATTCGTCGGAAGTACCTGTTACGCTCGAGGGATTGGACAGAGGAGTGAAGAAGACCCACAGCTTCGCCGGTAGCGATATCTCGAAAACGAGTCTAACTAGTAGCGAGAACACGGACGTGTCCATTATCACGACCACCACGGAGGGCAGTCCTTCGTTGCTGAGCACGGAGGGTTTCTGTGAAGGCGAGAGCACGGACGTCTCCCCCGGCTCGACGCTGAACAAGTCCAGCAGATGCACACCGACCATGGTCACCGACAGCGAGAACGAGATCACGATGATCTTCGACGACAATGACGACGAGGACGCCATGATCATGGAGAAAGGCTCGAAATTGCCCAAGAAGAAGATAGGTATAAGTAGATTAAAACATCAGAAAGCTTGCAAAGAATCGGAGGTGATAGAGGCTACGAGCATCGCGAGGACTGAAAGCAAGGACGATGGGATGGACTGCAATTTCGCCTCGGAGGACGAGGAGAAAGAACACGAGCCTATTTATGTTAACGCTTGCAACGAGACCAATACCAGGAACTTGGAGCAAATCGAGACCGTGTCCGAGCCGCTGAAAGCGAACGAGGATTATAGCAATAATAACAGCAACGACGAAGGTGGTAATAACAACGCCAATGAGAATAGCAT AGCCCCAAAAATGGAGATTGAAGAACAGAACACGGAAGAAACCAGCGGGAACTGGTACAGCGACCCGGACGAGGATAGAATCAACGACGACGTTTTTAGGCACAGCACGTATCGACCAAATAGCAACCACAATTCCGTCTTGGAATGCGTGAACCAGATCCTTTTGAGAGATATGGAGGAAGAGGAAAGCATACTCTCCGTGCCTAGAAGGTTCAAGCATCGGGGTAGAATCGTCCGGTTTCAGCCGGCAAGATTATCCGACATTGAATCGGTTGGTTCTGAAATGGAAAGGAAGAATTCTGAAGAACCCAATACGGAACAGGAGGTACCAGCCACCGAGTTCCACGATGTTCCTGTAAACAGTTTCGAGCCGTCTGCCACGGAAGATGAGTTTGGAATGAGTCTGACCCAAACTGTTCCTACGAACGTTGCTACAAATATCGCCAGTCAGGAGTCAAGCTTGGAAGAAGAATCGGAGGAATCGAAAGCCATTcctattgtaataatagaGCCAAAAGTGGAAGTCGAAGAAGCAAGGAATACATTTCCTTGTTCACAGGTACAGAAAGCGAAAGGAGCGAACGCAAGTCCTCCTTTGAAATTGGAGATGATCGAGGAAAAGGCCTGTCTGCAAATCTCTTCCAAAGGATTGACTATAGCAAAGAACCTCGACTACGAGGATATCGAGTCTCTACCGGAAATAATATCGCCCCCTCCTAAAACGCCGCCGGCGTTGCCGCCTAAACCGCAATTCAAAAACAACACGTTAATCCTGAAGAAGATCCCTAGTCCCTCGTTTCTGATCGACGAGACGCGGAAGAAGCAACCGTTGCTCGAATCTGGTTCTTCCGAGCACAGCAAAAAGATCTTCGGCTTCATATCCTCGCCGTTAAAATCGGCGGGAATAAACATAACTTCCGCGAGAAGTTTAAACTTCGACGACGCTATTAATAAAGCCGCAGGAACGAACGAGGAAGGGAACTTCTGGAAAAATCGATTCAATAACGTTCGTTCCTCGTTCCAAACGCGACAAAACAGTCTCGAAGCTAACGGAGAGCAAGCTAGGAAGGTGCCTAGAGTGACCAACATCGTTCGACATTTTGAAGAATTCAAAATAGGCGGCGAGTCCGAGGAGcaaacgaaagagagaaataaagcgAAGGAGAAGCACGTACATGCCGAGTTCGATCAAGAATTCGACATCCGGCAAAATTTTGAGGAGTTCAATCTTGACGAGTGCAATTTATCCGATGATCCGGACAGGCCGGAAGGCGATGGTTCAGAGAGACTTGGCAATCTTGGGGCCACGGTTAGTCAGAACGAAAAGAACGGCACAACCAAAGACAATAATAATGTTCCTGTTACTACGACGACTAATTTGAGCAGCGGTTACGATCACTTCCTAGAAGCAACGGGTCTGAGCAATAAATCGATATTGACGCCATCGAGGTTGTTGAGTAACCACAAAAGTATGCTGAAACCGAAAGACgtgaaatataagaataaaatcaaagcAACCGCTGTATTAGAGAAGCATGGTGTTTCGGCTACCAGCAATACTACTCACGTTAGACATTGGACTGGACCGTTCGTCTGA